One window of the Populus trichocarpa isolate Nisqually-1 chromosome 9, P.trichocarpa_v4.1, whole genome shotgun sequence genome contains the following:
- the LOC18102106 gene encoding probable receptor-like protein kinase At1g49730 isoform X2, whose translation MVVYRHALLVLGLLAFIAKQLPSTTADCPLDLSGSNFTLAAAVCSNKDKRGQCCRYINAFVAVSIARYANTTSNLGVASNVSDICLRSISQTMQLYGVPSNATIFCGFGTKIPVNYECGGRTTITQMLESPKFVSVAQNCRLPLSLKSDCKRCLNAGIIYLHHLVGTDNNVTLSTCRDAAFTALASQFDDASAVEIASCFFGVQGLNTPSEPPPSSVTPEAPPSPLTAAGPSQVMLGLPLKSTHHPYHLTLVPIVGIAVTTVAFVMLIVLIVLIRRKSRELEESENIDKTFPRSIPPPRPTRKFQEGPASMLRKFSYKETMKATDNFNTIVGQGGFGTVYKAEFSDGLVAAVKRMNKVSEQVEEEFCREIELLARLHHRHLVALRGFCIKKNERFLMYEYMANGSLKDHLHSSGSPLSWQTRMQIAIDVANALEYLHFYCDPPLCHRDIKSSNILLDENFVAKVADFGLAHASKDGSICFEPVNTDIRGTPGYMDPEYVVTQELTEKSDIYSYGVVLLEIVTARRAIQESRNLVEWSQIFMASDLRLPELVDPCIRDSFDMDQLQTIVTIVRWCTQREGRARPSIKQVLRLLYESSDPMHSGFLRAVEDEECEGSEGRGRTSRGKSHKSDAIFHSGDGRYLASSSSTSRSYCSRSFLLETGSPQSPSNILSV comes from the exons ATGGTGGTGTATAGACATGCCTTGTTGGTGTTGGGTTTACTTGCATTTATTGCAAAGCAGCTGCCTTCAACGACGGCAG ATTGCCCCTTGGATTTGAGTGGATCAAACTTTACCTTAGCAGCCGCTGTGTGCTCCAATAAAGATAAAAGAGGACAATGTTGCCGCTATATTAATGCGTTTGTAGCAGTTTCCATTGCTCGCTATGCAAATACAACTAGCAACTTAGGGGTTGCCTCGAATGTATCTGATATATGTCTTCGCTCCATTTCTCAAACCATGCAACTGTATGGAGTTCCAAGTAATGCAACAATTTTTTGTGGGTTTGGGACGAAAATTCCAGTGAATTATGAGTGCGGGGGTCGAACAACTATCACTCAGATGTTGGAGTCTCCAAAATTTGTGAGTGTCGCACAAAATTGCAGACTGCCACTTTCATTAAAAAGTGATTGCAAGAGGTGTTTAAATGCTGGCATTATATACCTTCATCATCTGGTGGGAACAGATAATAATGTGACATTGAGTACCTGCCGTGATGCAGCTTTCACTGCCCTTGCAAGCCAATTTGATGATGCTTCGGCTGTTGAAATTGCAAGCTGTTTCTTCGGAGTTCAAGGGCTCAACACCCCTTCAG AGCCACCTCCATCTTCAGTCACTCCTGAAGCCCCTCCAAGTCCATTGACAGCTGCTGGTCCCAGCCAAGTTATGTTGGGACTGCCCTTAAAATCAACTCACCACCCATACCATCTGACATTAGTTCCAATTGTTGGCATTGCGGTCACAACAGTTGCCTTTGTGATGCTGATAGTCTTGATAGTTCTTATTCGTAGGAAAAGCAGAGAACTAGAGGAATCTGAGAATATAGATAAGACCTTTCCAAGATCCATCCCTCCTCCTAGGCCTACACGGAAATTTCAAGAAG GGCCTGCGTCAATGTTACGAAAATTCAGCTATAAGGAGACAATGAAGGCAACGGATAACTTCAACACAATCGTTGGACAGGGAGGATTTGGAACTGTATACAAAGCTGAATTTAGTGATGGCTTAGTGGCAGCAGTGAAGAGGATGAACAAGGTTTCAGAGCAGGTAGAAGAGGAGTTCTGCAGAGAGATAGAACTACTTGCTAGGTTGCACCACCGCCATCTTGTTGCTCTAAGAGGcttttgcataaaaaagaatgagag gttcctcatgTACGAGTATATGGCAAATGGAAGCTTAAAGGATCATCTTCATT CCTCTGGAAGTCCTCTGAGTTGGCAGACCAGAATGCAGATTGCTATTGACGTGGCTAATGCTTTG GAGTATCTCCACTTTTATTGTGATCCACCTCTGTGCCACAGGGACATAAAATCGAGCAACATTTTACTAGATGAAAATTTTGTTGCTAAG gttGCAGATTTTGGCCTTGCCCATGCTTCGAAGGATGGTTCTATATGCTTTGAACCGGTAAATACCGATATCCGTGGAACTCCAG GTTACATGGATCCTGAGTATGTGGTCACTCAAGAGCTTACCGAGAAAAGTGATATATATAGCTATGGTGTGGTACTGCTGGAGATAGTGACTGCAAGAAGAGCAATACAGGAGAGCAGGAATTTGGTGGAGTGGTCTCAAATATTCATGGCATCAGATTTAAGACTACCTGAGCTAGTGGATCCATGCATCAGGGATTCCTTTGACATGGACCAGCTTCAGACTATTGTGACTATTGTTAGATGGTGCACACAGAGGGAAGGCCGGGCAAGGCCTTCGATCAAACAAGTCCTTAGACTTTTGTATGAGAGTTCAGACCCAATGCATAGTGGGTTTTTGCGGGCCGTGGAAGATGAAGAGTGTGAAGGAAGTGAAGGACGAGGAAGAACGAGCAGGGGAAAATCACACAAGAGTGATGCTATTTTTCACAGTGGGGATGGAAGATACCTTGCTTCGTCTTCAAGCACATCGAGGTCGTATTGTAGTAGAAGCTTTTTACTCGAAACTGGCTCTCCACAATCTCCCTCCAATATTCTCTCTGTTTGA
- the LOC7490039 gene encoding uncharacterized protein LOC7490039, with amino-acid sequence MENANPSASMLPSDSPEQMGIHMADSNMQATQPSVNQQIRPSLDGPVAILWDIENCPVPSDVRSEDVAGNIRMALQVHPVIKGAVMMFSAYGDFNSFPRRLREGCQRTGVKLIDVPNGRKDAADKAILVDMFLFALDNPPPSSIMLISGDVDFSPALHILGQRGYTVILVIPSGVGVSSALCNAGKFVWDWPSVARGEGFIPPLKTLLPAHLGPADMAGYSMGCRINDSHDGQNEEEAIVYRGLAQSYYNLRDFSIVTRSLSEYNSSSLMSLPCFPTSSRSQSLPSGLKEVSAGPASYDDYYSTMWVQPGGINSLKAQLVKLLEISGGCLPLTRVPPEYQKMYGRPLCVSEYGALKLVNLFKKMGDAMAIDGKAQKKFVYLKNWKAGPSAPPIILARRDKTGKGPQDESLDIVTGGGSSDELSDEERMANKKQENRRKQEKTNLGTPARYEVDDPNLEQFKFELQEILVSYSSWIFLGCFEAIYQQRYKKPLDYQSFGVDQLEQLFDKVRDVVVLHEEPASKKKFLAAVGG; translated from the coding sequence atggaAAATGCAAACCCATCGGCATCAATGCTTCCCTCGGATTCTCCTGAACAGATGGGAATCCATATGGCAGATTCAAACATGCAAGCTACTCAGCCTTCTGTGAACCAGCAAATTCGACCCTCTTTGGATGGTCCTGTAGCTATCCTTTGGGATATTGAGAACTGTCCTGTCCCTAGTGATGTCCGCTCTGAAGATGTGGCTGGCAATATCAGAATGGCTTTGCAGGTGCACCCTGTAATTAAAGGAGCTGTAATGATGTTTTCTGCATATGGAGATTTTAACTCCTTCCCCAGACGACTGAGAGAAGGCTGCCAGAGAACGGGTGTTAAACTAATTGATGTTCCAAATGGTAGAAAGGATGCTGCTGACAAGGCTATTTTGGTCGACATGTTTCTCTTTGCTCTTGACAACCCCCCACCTTCCTCCATCATGCTTATCTCTGGGGATGTGGATTTCTCTCCAGCACTTCACATACTTGGTCAACGTGGATATACTGTGATTCTTGTTATCCCTTCCGGGGTTGGTGTTTCATCTGCCCTGTGCAACGCAGGCAAGTTTGTTTGGGACTGGCCTAGTGTGGCCCGTGGGGAAGGTTTTATACCCCCCTTGAAGACATTATTGCCTGCCCATCTAGGACCAGCTGACATGGCTGGGTATTCCATGGGGTGCCGTATAAATGACAGCCATGATGGCCAGAATGAAGAAGAGGCAATTGTATACAGAGGGCTCGCGCAAAGCTATTACAACTTGAGAGATTTCTCTATAGTGACACGTTCTTTATCTGAATACAACAGTAGTTCTTTGATGAGTCTGCCTTGTTTCCCCACTAGTTCAAGGTCACAGAGTCTCCCATCTGGTCTGAAAGAAGTTTCAGCAGGTCCTGCTTCTTATGATGATTATTATTCTACTATGTGGGTACAGCCTGGGGGCATAAATAGTCTGAAAGCTCAGCTAGTGAAGTTGCTTGAAATTTCAGGAGGATGTTTGCCTCTTACCCGAGTTCCTCCTGAGTACCAGAAGATGTATGGACGGCCTCTTTGTGTTTCAGAGTATGGGGCATTGAAGCTTGTTAATCTTTTCAAGAAAATGGGTGATGCAATGGCAATAGATGGAAAGGCTCAAAAGAAGTTTGTCTATCTTAAAAACTGGAAAGCTGGTCCAAGTGCTCCTCCTATAATTCTGGCAAGGAGGGATAAGACAGGGAAGGGGCCTCAGGACGAGAGTTTGGACATTGTGACAGGTGGTGGCTCTTCAGATGAGCTCTCAGATGAAGAAAGAATGGCAAATAAGAAACAGGAGAACAGGAGGAAACAAGAGAAGACTAATTTGGGAACACCAGCTCGATATGAAGTTGATGACCCAAACCTCGAGCAGTTCAAGTTTGAGTTGCAGGAGATTCTAGTGAGCTATTCTTCTTGGATTTTCTTGGGTTGTTTTGAGGCAATATACCAGCAACGATACAAGAAACCATTGGACTATCAAAGTTTTGGTGTGGATCAGCTAGAGCAGCTTTTTGACAAGGTGAGAGATGTCGTGGTCTTGCACGAAGAACCAGCAAGCAAGAAGAAATTCCTGGCTGCAGTTGGTGGCTAG
- the LOC18102106 gene encoding probable receptor-like protein kinase At1g49730 isoform X3 encodes MVVYRHALLVLGLLAFIAKQLPSTTAGYYLLNCPLDLSGSNFTLAAAVCSNKDKRGQCCRYINAFVAVSIARYANTTSNLGVASNVSDICLRSISQTMQLYGVPSNATIFCGFGTKIPVNYECGGRTTITQMLESPKFVSVAQNCRLPLSLKSDCKRCLNAGIIYLHHLVGTDNNVTLSTCRDAAFTALASQFDDASAVEIASCFFGVQGLNTPSGPASMLRKFSYKETMKATDNFNTIVGQGGFGTVYKAEFSDGLVAAVKRMNKVSEQVEEEFCREIELLARLHHRHLVALRGFCIKKNERFLMYEYMANGSLKDHLHSSGSPLSWQTRMQIAIDVANALEYLHFYCDPPLCHRDIKSSNILLDENFVAKVADFGLAHASKDGSICFEPVNTDIRGTPGYMDPEYVVTQELTEKSDIYSYGVVLLEIVTARRAIQESRNLVEWSQIFMASDLRLPELVDPCIRDSFDMDQLQTIVTIVRWCTQREGRARPSIKQVLRLLYESSDPMHSGFLRAVEDEECEGSEGRGRTSRGKSHKSDAIFHSGDGRYLASSSSTSRSYCSRSFLLETGSPQSPSNILSV; translated from the exons ATGGTGGTGTATAGACATGCCTTGTTGGTGTTGGGTTTACTTGCATTTATTGCAAAGCAGCTGCCTTCAACGACGGCAGGTTATTACCTATTAA ATTGCCCCTTGGATTTGAGTGGATCAAACTTTACCTTAGCAGCCGCTGTGTGCTCCAATAAAGATAAAAGAGGACAATGTTGCCGCTATATTAATGCGTTTGTAGCAGTTTCCATTGCTCGCTATGCAAATACAACTAGCAACTTAGGGGTTGCCTCGAATGTATCTGATATATGTCTTCGCTCCATTTCTCAAACCATGCAACTGTATGGAGTTCCAAGTAATGCAACAATTTTTTGTGGGTTTGGGACGAAAATTCCAGTGAATTATGAGTGCGGGGGTCGAACAACTATCACTCAGATGTTGGAGTCTCCAAAATTTGTGAGTGTCGCACAAAATTGCAGACTGCCACTTTCATTAAAAAGTGATTGCAAGAGGTGTTTAAATGCTGGCATTATATACCTTCATCATCTGGTGGGAACAGATAATAATGTGACATTGAGTACCTGCCGTGATGCAGCTTTCACTGCCCTTGCAAGCCAATTTGATGATGCTTCGGCTGTTGAAATTGCAAGCTGTTTCTTCGGAGTTCAAGGGCTCAACACCCCTTCAG GGCCTGCGTCAATGTTACGAAAATTCAGCTATAAGGAGACAATGAAGGCAACGGATAACTTCAACACAATCGTTGGACAGGGAGGATTTGGAACTGTATACAAAGCTGAATTTAGTGATGGCTTAGTGGCAGCAGTGAAGAGGATGAACAAGGTTTCAGAGCAGGTAGAAGAGGAGTTCTGCAGAGAGATAGAACTACTTGCTAGGTTGCACCACCGCCATCTTGTTGCTCTAAGAGGcttttgcataaaaaagaatgagag gttcctcatgTACGAGTATATGGCAAATGGAAGCTTAAAGGATCATCTTCATT CCTCTGGAAGTCCTCTGAGTTGGCAGACCAGAATGCAGATTGCTATTGACGTGGCTAATGCTTTG GAGTATCTCCACTTTTATTGTGATCCACCTCTGTGCCACAGGGACATAAAATCGAGCAACATTTTACTAGATGAAAATTTTGTTGCTAAG gttGCAGATTTTGGCCTTGCCCATGCTTCGAAGGATGGTTCTATATGCTTTGAACCGGTAAATACCGATATCCGTGGAACTCCAG GTTACATGGATCCTGAGTATGTGGTCACTCAAGAGCTTACCGAGAAAAGTGATATATATAGCTATGGTGTGGTACTGCTGGAGATAGTGACTGCAAGAAGAGCAATACAGGAGAGCAGGAATTTGGTGGAGTGGTCTCAAATATTCATGGCATCAGATTTAAGACTACCTGAGCTAGTGGATCCATGCATCAGGGATTCCTTTGACATGGACCAGCTTCAGACTATTGTGACTATTGTTAGATGGTGCACACAGAGGGAAGGCCGGGCAAGGCCTTCGATCAAACAAGTCCTTAGACTTTTGTATGAGAGTTCAGACCCAATGCATAGTGGGTTTTTGCGGGCCGTGGAAGATGAAGAGTGTGAAGGAAGTGAAGGACGAGGAAGAACGAGCAGGGGAAAATCACACAAGAGTGATGCTATTTTTCACAGTGGGGATGGAAGATACCTTGCTTCGTCTTCAAGCACATCGAGGTCGTATTGTAGTAGAAGCTTTTTACTCGAAACTGGCTCTCCACAATCTCCCTCCAATATTCTCTCTGTTTGA
- the LOC7490040 gene encoding subtilisin-like protease SBT3, whose amino-acid sequence MILTMGHFTPPKLLFALCLLFPIAASFSTSNDRKTYIIHMDKTGMPSTFSTQHDWYVSTLSSLSSPDDIPPIHLYSYKHVMDGFSAVLSQTHLDQLESLPGHVATFPESIGHLHTTHTPKFLGLNKRAGAWPAGKFGDDVIIGVLDTGIWPESESFNDKNMPPVPQRWRGICETGTEFNTSHCNKKLIGARKFSQGMKQVGLNISSTDDYDSPRDYMGHGSHTSSTAGGSPVQHADYFGYAKGTATGMAPLARIAMYKVIFYSGDSDGYDAAATDTLAGMDQAIEDGVDIMSLSLGFFETPFYENPIAIGAFAALKKGIFVTCSAGNSGPHGYTMFNGAPWLTTIGAGTIDRQFGAEVTLGNGSIIVTGTSIYPENLFISRVPVYFGLGNRSKEVCDWNSLDPKDVAGKFLFCDYDDESSQFRQMSENDRYGPDIAGATGAIFSEDDAEFLHPDYFYMPFVIVSTKDGNLLKNYIMNTTNATVSVKFGLTLLGTKPAPKVAYFSSRGPDRRSPWTLKPDILAPGYHILAAWVPNRGFAPIREDDYLLTDYALVSGTSMSCPHVAGIAALLKAAHRDWSPAAIRSALMTTADVMDNADGRIIDMTTEVAGTPLDFGAGHVNPNKAMDPGLVYDIVAEDYINYLCAMNYTSQQVQIITGTSNFTCQYASLDLNYPSFLVLLNNTNTSTTTFKRVLTNVADNSSVYRAVISAPQGMKALVQPTTLIFSGKNSKAEFNMTVEIDLEAASVTPQSDYFGNYGFLSWYEVNGRHVVRSPVVSAIASPKT is encoded by the coding sequence ATGATCCTAACAATGGGTCATTTTACTCCTCCCAAACTTCTCTTTGCTCTCTGCCTTCTTTTCCCAATTGCCGCATCATTTTCCACATCAAATGACCGAAAAACCTACATTATCCATATGGACAAGACCGGGATGCCATCTACCTTCTCCACCCAGCATGATTGGTACGTGTCAACACTGTCATCCCTGTCATCGCCAGATGACATTCCGCCTATCCATCTCTACTCTTACAAGCATGTCATGGACGGGTTCAGTGCTGTGTTGTCCCAAACCCACCTTGACCAACTGGAGAGTTTGCCTGGTCATGTTGCTACCTTCCCAGAATCAATAGGCCATCTCCACACCACCCATACCCCAAAGTTTCTGGGCCTAAACAAACGTGCTGGAGCATGGCCAGCTGGCAAGTTTGGTGATGATGTGATTATTGGTGTTCTTGATACTGGAATTTGGCCTGAAAGTGAGAGcttcaatgataaaaacatgCCGCCAGTTCCGCAGCGATGGCGTGGCATCTGCGAAACAGGAACAGAATTTAACACTTCTCATTGCAACAAAAAACTTATTGGTGCACGCAAGTTCAGCCAAGGCATGAAGCAAGTTGGGTTGAATATATCAAGTACAGATGACTATGATTCTCCAAGGGATTACATGGGCCACGGAAGCCACACATCTTCAACAGCAGGTGGAAGTCCGGTGCAACATGCTGATTATTTCGGTTATGCAAAAGGGACAGCAACAGGAATGGCACCATTGGCCAGAATTGCCATGTACAAGGTGATTTTCTATAGTGGCGATAGTGACGGTTATGATGCTGCAGCAACAGATACACTTGCTGGCATGGATCAAGCCATAGAAGATGGTGTGGACATCATGTCATTGTCTTTGGGATTCTTTGAGACACCATTCTATGAGAATCCAATAGCCATTGGAGCATTTGCAGCCTTGAAGAAAGGGATATTTGTTACATGTTCTGCTGGAAATTCAGGGCCTCATGGATACACCATGTTCAATGGAGCTCCTTGGCTCACCACCATTGGTGCCGGAACCATTGACCGACAGTTTGGAGCTGAAGTCACACTGGGAAATGGCTCAATTATCGTCACTGGAACATCTATTTATCCTGAGAATTTGTTTATTTCCCGAGTTCCTGTATACTTCGGACTTGGAAATCGAAGCAAAGAAGTTTGTGATTGGAACTCCTTGGACCCCAAAGATGTTGCAGGCAAGTTCCTCTTCTGTGACTATGATGATGAGTCATCACAGTTTCGACAGATGTCTGAAAATGACCGATATGGGCCAGACATTGCTGGAGCTACTGGGGCTATCTTCAGTGAAGACGATGCAGAATTTCTCCACCCAGACTACTTCTACATGCCGTTTGTGATAGTGAGCACAAAAGATGGAAACTTGCTCAAGAACTATATCATGAATACCACAAACGCAACAGTTAGTGTAAAGTTCGGGTTAACATTGCTAGGTACTAAGCCAGCTCCGAAAGTGGCATATTTTTCTTCTCGAGGACCTGATCGAAGATCCCCGTGGACTCTGAAACCTGACATTCTGGCTCCTGGTTATCATATTCTGGCTGCTTGGGTTCCTAATAGAGGATTTGCACCAATTCGTGAAGACGATTATTTGCTCACAGATTACGCTCTTGTTTCTGGCACATCAATGTCATGCCCCCATGTAGCTGGGATAGCTGCACTGCTTAAAGCTGCCCACCGTGATTGGAGTCCTGCTGCCATCCGATCAGCACTGATGACAACTGCTGATGTCATGGACAACGCAGATGGTAGAATCATTGATATGACCACTGAAGTTGCTGGGACACCCCTTGATTTTGGAGCGGGGCATGTCAATCCCAACAAAGCAATGGACCCTGGCCTAGTGTACGATATAGTGGCAGAGGATTACATTAACTACCTGTGTGCGATGAATTATACAAGCCAACAGGTTCAAATCATCACAGGGACTTCAAATTTTACTTGTCAATATGCTAGCCTGGATCTTAATTATCCTTCTTTCCTTGTTCTCTTGAACAACACTAATACGAGCACCACTACCTTCAAGAGGGTGTTGACAAATGTAGCAGATAATAGCTCTGTCTATCGTGCGGTGATCTCAGCTCCCCAGGGTATGAAAGCTCTAGTCCAACCAACAACACTTATATTTTCAGGAAAAAACAGCAAAGCTGAGTTTAATATGACCGTGGAGATCGATTTGGAAGCTGCTAGTGTTACTCCACAGAGCGATTATTTTGGGAATTACGGCTTTTTGAGCTGGTATGAGGTCAATGGAAGACATGTCGTTAGGAGTCCCGTTGTCTCTGCAATTGCATCCCCTAAGACTTGA
- the LOC18102106 gene encoding probable receptor-like protein kinase At1g49730 isoform X1, with amino-acid sequence MVVYRHALLVLGLLAFIAKQLPSTTAGYYLLNCPLDLSGSNFTLAAAVCSNKDKRGQCCRYINAFVAVSIARYANTTSNLGVASNVSDICLRSISQTMQLYGVPSNATIFCGFGTKIPVNYECGGRTTITQMLESPKFVSVAQNCRLPLSLKSDCKRCLNAGIIYLHHLVGTDNNVTLSTCRDAAFTALASQFDDASAVEIASCFFGVQGLNTPSEPPPSSVTPEAPPSPLTAAGPSQVMLGLPLKSTHHPYHLTLVPIVGIAVTTVAFVMLIVLIVLIRRKSRELEESENIDKTFPRSIPPPRPTRKFQEGPASMLRKFSYKETMKATDNFNTIVGQGGFGTVYKAEFSDGLVAAVKRMNKVSEQVEEEFCREIELLARLHHRHLVALRGFCIKKNERFLMYEYMANGSLKDHLHSSGSPLSWQTRMQIAIDVANALEYLHFYCDPPLCHRDIKSSNILLDENFVAKVADFGLAHASKDGSICFEPVNTDIRGTPGYMDPEYVVTQELTEKSDIYSYGVVLLEIVTARRAIQESRNLVEWSQIFMASDLRLPELVDPCIRDSFDMDQLQTIVTIVRWCTQREGRARPSIKQVLRLLYESSDPMHSGFLRAVEDEECEGSEGRGRTSRGKSHKSDAIFHSGDGRYLASSSSTSRSYCSRSFLLETGSPQSPSNILSV; translated from the exons ATGGTGGTGTATAGACATGCCTTGTTGGTGTTGGGTTTACTTGCATTTATTGCAAAGCAGCTGCCTTCAACGACGGCAGGTTATTACCTATTAA ATTGCCCCTTGGATTTGAGTGGATCAAACTTTACCTTAGCAGCCGCTGTGTGCTCCAATAAAGATAAAAGAGGACAATGTTGCCGCTATATTAATGCGTTTGTAGCAGTTTCCATTGCTCGCTATGCAAATACAACTAGCAACTTAGGGGTTGCCTCGAATGTATCTGATATATGTCTTCGCTCCATTTCTCAAACCATGCAACTGTATGGAGTTCCAAGTAATGCAACAATTTTTTGTGGGTTTGGGACGAAAATTCCAGTGAATTATGAGTGCGGGGGTCGAACAACTATCACTCAGATGTTGGAGTCTCCAAAATTTGTGAGTGTCGCACAAAATTGCAGACTGCCACTTTCATTAAAAAGTGATTGCAAGAGGTGTTTAAATGCTGGCATTATATACCTTCATCATCTGGTGGGAACAGATAATAATGTGACATTGAGTACCTGCCGTGATGCAGCTTTCACTGCCCTTGCAAGCCAATTTGATGATGCTTCGGCTGTTGAAATTGCAAGCTGTTTCTTCGGAGTTCAAGGGCTCAACACCCCTTCAG AGCCACCTCCATCTTCAGTCACTCCTGAAGCCCCTCCAAGTCCATTGACAGCTGCTGGTCCCAGCCAAGTTATGTTGGGACTGCCCTTAAAATCAACTCACCACCCATACCATCTGACATTAGTTCCAATTGTTGGCATTGCGGTCACAACAGTTGCCTTTGTGATGCTGATAGTCTTGATAGTTCTTATTCGTAGGAAAAGCAGAGAACTAGAGGAATCTGAGAATATAGATAAGACCTTTCCAAGATCCATCCCTCCTCCTAGGCCTACACGGAAATTTCAAGAAG GGCCTGCGTCAATGTTACGAAAATTCAGCTATAAGGAGACAATGAAGGCAACGGATAACTTCAACACAATCGTTGGACAGGGAGGATTTGGAACTGTATACAAAGCTGAATTTAGTGATGGCTTAGTGGCAGCAGTGAAGAGGATGAACAAGGTTTCAGAGCAGGTAGAAGAGGAGTTCTGCAGAGAGATAGAACTACTTGCTAGGTTGCACCACCGCCATCTTGTTGCTCTAAGAGGcttttgcataaaaaagaatgagag gttcctcatgTACGAGTATATGGCAAATGGAAGCTTAAAGGATCATCTTCATT CCTCTGGAAGTCCTCTGAGTTGGCAGACCAGAATGCAGATTGCTATTGACGTGGCTAATGCTTTG GAGTATCTCCACTTTTATTGTGATCCACCTCTGTGCCACAGGGACATAAAATCGAGCAACATTTTACTAGATGAAAATTTTGTTGCTAAG gttGCAGATTTTGGCCTTGCCCATGCTTCGAAGGATGGTTCTATATGCTTTGAACCGGTAAATACCGATATCCGTGGAACTCCAG GTTACATGGATCCTGAGTATGTGGTCACTCAAGAGCTTACCGAGAAAAGTGATATATATAGCTATGGTGTGGTACTGCTGGAGATAGTGACTGCAAGAAGAGCAATACAGGAGAGCAGGAATTTGGTGGAGTGGTCTCAAATATTCATGGCATCAGATTTAAGACTACCTGAGCTAGTGGATCCATGCATCAGGGATTCCTTTGACATGGACCAGCTTCAGACTATTGTGACTATTGTTAGATGGTGCACACAGAGGGAAGGCCGGGCAAGGCCTTCGATCAAACAAGTCCTTAGACTTTTGTATGAGAGTTCAGACCCAATGCATAGTGGGTTTTTGCGGGCCGTGGAAGATGAAGAGTGTGAAGGAAGTGAAGGACGAGGAAGAACGAGCAGGGGAAAATCACACAAGAGTGATGCTATTTTTCACAGTGGGGATGGAAGATACCTTGCTTCGTCTTCAAGCACATCGAGGTCGTATTGTAGTAGAAGCTTTTTACTCGAAACTGGCTCTCCACAATCTCCCTCCAATATTCTCTCTGTTTGA